Proteins encoded within one genomic window of Panicum virgatum strain AP13 chromosome 1N, P.virgatum_v5, whole genome shotgun sequence:
- the LOC120656556 gene encoding serine carboxypeptidase-like 34 isoform X3: protein MGAQDQGPGCSSIGYGEAEELGPFLVQKGKPELKWNNYSWNTEANLMFLESPVGVGFSYTNTSSDLLKLGDKITADDAYVFLLNWFKRFPQYKSHDFYIAGESYAGHYVPQLSEKIFDGNRAGPKESYINFKGLMVGNALMDDETDQTGMIDYAWDHAVISDRVYADVKARCNFSMANVTDACNAALQEYFAVYHLIDMYSLYTPVCTDGSVSPAAARGGHRKVAVHGAAPGIFSKYHGWIMKPAGYDPCTAEDAEVYFNRPDVQAALHANVTKIGYNWTHCSDVIPTWNDAAFSTLPIIRKLITGGLRVWVFSGDTDGRIPVTATRLTLNKLGLKTVQEWTPWYDHLQVGGWTIVYEGLTFVTIRGAGHEVPMHAPRQALTLFSNFLAGTKMPPTAYP, encoded by the exons atgggagctcaagatcaag GGCCTGGGTGCTCGTCGATCGGGtacggcgaggcggaggagctGGGGCCTTTCTTGGTGCAGAAGGGCAAGCCGGAGCTCAAATGGAACAACTACTCCTGGAACACAG AGGCCAACCTGATGTTCCTGGAGTCCCCGGTGGGCGTCGGCTTCTCCTACACCAACACGAGCTCCGACCTGCTGAAGCTTGGCGACAAGATCACCG CTGATGACGCTTACGTGTTCCTGCTCAACTGGTTCAAGAGGTTCCCGCAGTACAAGTCCCACGACTTCTACATCGCCGGCGAGAGCTACGCCG GGCACTACGTCCCGCAGCTGTCGGAGAAGATCTTCGACGGCAACCGGGCGGGCCCCAAGGAGAGCTACATCAACTTCAAGGGCCTCATGGTCGGGAACGCGCTCATGGACGACGAGACGGACCAGACGGGCATGATCGACTACGCCTGGGACCACGCCGTCATCTCCGACCGGGTGTACGCCGACGTCAAGGCCCGCTGCAACTTCAGCATGGCGAACGTCACGGACGCCTGCAACGCCGCGCTCCAGGAGTACTTCGCCGTGTACCACCTCATCGACATGTACAGCCTCTACACCCCCGTCTGCACCGACGGCTCcgtctcgcccgccgccgcgcgcggcggccaccgGAAGGTCGCCGtccatggcgccgcccccgGGATCTTCTCCAAATAT CACGGGTGGATCATGAAGCCAGCGGGCTACGACCCCTGCACGGCGGAGGACGCGGAGGTCTACTTCAACCGGCCCGACGTCCAGGCGGCGCTGCACGCGAACGTGACCAAGATCGGCTACAACTGGACGCACTGCAG CGACGTGATCCCCACTTGGAACGACGCCGCCTTCTCCACCCTCCCCATCATCCGCAAGCTCATCACCGGCGGCCTCAGGGTCTGGGTCTTCAGCGGCGACACCGACGGGAGGATCCCTGTAACGGCGACGAGGCTCACCCTCAAcaagctcgggctcaagaccgtccaggagtggacgccgtGGTACGACCACCTGCAG GTTGGCGGATGGACGATCGTGTACGAGGGCCTGACGTTCGTGACCATCCGCGGCGCCGGGCACGAGGTGCCTATGCACGCGCCGCGCCAGGCGCTGACGCTCTTCAGCAATTTCCTGGCCGGCACCAAGATGCCCCCAACGGCGTACCCCTAG
- the LOC120656556 gene encoding serine carboxypeptidase-like 34 isoform X2, with translation MSTSRRWRGSVPTPATRQSCMSRPGQLGPGCSSIGYGEAEELGPFLVQKGKPELKWNNYSWNTEANLMFLESPVGVGFSYTNTSSDLLKLGDKITADDAYVFLLNWFKRFPQYKSHDFYIAGESYAGHYVPQLSEKIFDGNRAGPKESYINFKGLMVGNALMDDETDQTGMIDYAWDHAVISDRVYADVKARCNFSMANVTDACNAALQEYFAVYHLIDMYSLYTPVCTDGSVSPAAARGGHRKVAVHGAAPGIFSKYHGWIMKPAGYDPCTAEDAEVYFNRPDVQAALHANVTKIGYNWTHCSDVIPTWNDAAFSTLPIIRKLITGGLRVWVFSGDTDGRIPVTATRLTLNKLGLKTVQEWTPWYDHLQVGGWTIVYEGLTFVTIRGAGHEVPMHAPRQALTLFSNFLAGTKMPPTAYP, from the exons ATGTCCAcgtcgcggcggtggcggggctcCGTTCCCACTCCGGCAACCCGGCAATCATGCATGAGCCGGCCAGGCCAGTTAG GGCCTGGGTGCTCGTCGATCGGGtacggcgaggcggaggagctGGGGCCTTTCTTGGTGCAGAAGGGCAAGCCGGAGCTCAAATGGAACAACTACTCCTGGAACACAG AGGCCAACCTGATGTTCCTGGAGTCCCCGGTGGGCGTCGGCTTCTCCTACACCAACACGAGCTCCGACCTGCTGAAGCTTGGCGACAAGATCACCG CTGATGACGCTTACGTGTTCCTGCTCAACTGGTTCAAGAGGTTCCCGCAGTACAAGTCCCACGACTTCTACATCGCCGGCGAGAGCTACGCCG GGCACTACGTCCCGCAGCTGTCGGAGAAGATCTTCGACGGCAACCGGGCGGGCCCCAAGGAGAGCTACATCAACTTCAAGGGCCTCATGGTCGGGAACGCGCTCATGGACGACGAGACGGACCAGACGGGCATGATCGACTACGCCTGGGACCACGCCGTCATCTCCGACCGGGTGTACGCCGACGTCAAGGCCCGCTGCAACTTCAGCATGGCGAACGTCACGGACGCCTGCAACGCCGCGCTCCAGGAGTACTTCGCCGTGTACCACCTCATCGACATGTACAGCCTCTACACCCCCGTCTGCACCGACGGCTCcgtctcgcccgccgccgcgcgcggcggccaccgGAAGGTCGCCGtccatggcgccgcccccgGGATCTTCTCCAAATAT CACGGGTGGATCATGAAGCCAGCGGGCTACGACCCCTGCACGGCGGAGGACGCGGAGGTCTACTTCAACCGGCCCGACGTCCAGGCGGCGCTGCACGCGAACGTGACCAAGATCGGCTACAACTGGACGCACTGCAG CGACGTGATCCCCACTTGGAACGACGCCGCCTTCTCCACCCTCCCCATCATCCGCAAGCTCATCACCGGCGGCCTCAGGGTCTGGGTCTTCAGCGGCGACACCGACGGGAGGATCCCTGTAACGGCGACGAGGCTCACCCTCAAcaagctcgggctcaagaccgtccaggagtggacgccgtGGTACGACCACCTGCAG GTTGGCGGATGGACGATCGTGTACGAGGGCCTGACGTTCGTGACCATCCGCGGCGCCGGGCACGAGGTGCCTATGCACGCGCCGCGCCAGGCGCTGACGCTCTTCAGCAATTTCCTGGCCGGCACCAAGATGCCCCCAACGGCGTACCCCTAG
- the LOC120656558 gene encoding protein PEROXIN-4-like, whose translation MQTSRARLFKEYKDVQREKSADPDIQLICDDSNIFKWTALVKGPSETPYEGGVFQLAFAIPEQYPLLPPQVRFLTKIFHPNVHFKTGEICLDILKNAWSPAWTLQSVCRAIIALMAHPEPDSPLNCDSGNLLRSGDIRGYQSMGRMYTRLAAMPKKN comes from the exons ATGCAG ACATCTAGAGCTAGGCTTTTCAAGGAGTATAAGGATGTACAGCGAGAGAAGTCAGCTGACCCTGATATCCAATTAATTTGTGATGATTCAAACATATTCAAGTGGACTGCTCTTGTCAAG GGCCCTTCTGAAACACCTTATGAAGGTGGTGTTTTTCAACTTGCGTTTGCAATTCCAGAGCAGTATCCTTTGCTGCCTCCACAAGTTCGATTTCTGACCAAAATTTTCCACCCAAATGTGCATTTTAAG ACTGGTGAAATTTGCCTGGACATTTTGAAGAATGCATGGAGCCCTGCATGGACCCTTCAGTCTGTTTGCAGAGCAATAATTGCTCTGATGGCCCATCCTGAACCAGACAGCCCACTTAACTGTGATTCAG GCAATCTCCTAAGGTCGGGTGATATCCGAGGCTATCAATCAATGGGCCGCATGTATACAAGGCTGGCGGCCATGCCAAAGAAAAATTAG
- the LOC120656557 gene encoding proteasome subunit alpha type-2-like: MGDSQYSFSLTTFSPSGKLVQIEHALTAVGSGQTSLGIKAANGVVIATEKKLPSILVDETSVQKIQALTPNIGVVYSGMGPDFRVLVRKSRKQAQQYYRLYKEHIPVTQLVRETAAVMQEFTQSGGVRPFGVSLLIAGYDDNGQQLYQVDPSGSYFSWKASAMGKNVSNAKTFLEKRYTEDMELDDAIHTAILTLKEGYEGQISANNIEIGIIRADREFKVLSPSEIRDFLEEVE, from the exons ATGGGTGACAGCCAGTACTCCTTCTCCCTCACCACGTTCAG CCCGTCAGGAAAGCTGGTGCAGATCGAGCACGCGCTCACGGCGGTCGGATCCGGCCAGACCTCGCTCGGGATCAAAG CTGCCAATGGTGTAGTCATTGCCACTGAGAAGAAACTGCCTTCTATCCTAGTGGATGAAACATCT GTGCAAAAGATTCAGGCTCTGACACCAAATATTGGAGTTGTCTACAG TGGTATGGGTCCAGATTTCCGTGTTCTGGTGAGAAAAAGCCGAAAGCAGGCGCAACAGTATTATCGTTTGTACAAG GAACATATACCTGTTACTCAGCTTGTACGAGAGACTGCTGCTGTTATGCAGGAGTTCACGCAATCAGG TGGTGTTAGACCATTTGGAGTATCCCTGTTGATCGCTGGGTATGATGACAATGGCCAGCAGCTGTATCAG GTTGACCCCTCAGGCTCATATTTCTCCTGGAAAGCATCAGCTATGGGGAAAAATGTTTCCAATGCAAAGACATTTCTTGAAAAGAG ATACACAGAAGATATGGAGCTTGATGATGCCATCCACACTGCTATTTTGACTCTGAAAGAAGG ATATGAGGGGCAAATTTCCGCAAACAATATTGAAATTGGAATTATTCGTGCTGACCGTGAATTCAA AGTTCTAAGCCCATCAGAGATCAGGGATTTCTTGGAAGAGGTGGAGTAA